Below is a window of Natronorubrum halophilum DNA.
AGAGAAGCGTCCAAAACACAAGACTATACATATACGCCATTCACTGTCATTTGTCCTCGGGACCGATGCAGAAAATATCCCGGTAATACCGTGTCGACTGGCTCACAGAGGATTGATACGAGAGTTACTGAGAGATATAAATCAGGATCGAAATCAGTTGAAGGCGAGCTTTAAGCAATTTAAGGAAATTGGATTGATGTTGACTTTGTCAAAGATTCCACGGGTTCTGTATTTCACCCCAATGGGGCTACATCGCTTATCGGGACGGGTAGCATTCATTGCGCTCGGAGCGGTTCTCTATTTCGGGAGAGGGAGTTATGTAGCATTTGTGTTGTTTGCTGCATTATTTGTTCTTCTATTCCGAAAGATCATCTGGGCACCCCTCCCAACCGTTTTGAATACCGATGGTCTCGATGATAGGTTCACTGCAGAATATCAGTCAAATGACGTAAATGACGAAGGATGATTCCGACATAAAATTCAGATCGTAGAGTTAAGAATATATGCGTGCAGAATACACGAGAGTGTAGTAAATAGACGATCTATATCCAGTATATACTTCTCATAACTACAGAGTTTATTTCATATTTATCAGAGATTATCGAGATACTTTTTCCTTGTTACTGCCTTCTCATCTTCCTGTCGTGTATCATAGTGTTCTTCAAGAACGTCTACAGTTACGTTCGCCCGTTCACTCAACTTCTCATTCGGCCACTCTTGGTTCAAATGATACGTGATAGCCGCTCGTCGTAGAGGGTGAGGACTCATTGAGGAAGGGCATTTCGACGAATCTTTCTTTCTCACAGCAGCATCACACGCCTCAATGGTTCGATTATGTGGACAACCCCCGTGAACTTTGCACGGTCGGGTGATCCCGTACATATTCTTCCGCAATGCGGTGTGGGACACTCGTTGATTACGAGTGGTGAAAAGCGGCTCTCTGCCACTTTCCTCAACAATATTGTGCCGATGCCCCTCGATATAGTCATCAAGGACTTCCCGCATTGAGTCGCCGGTGTTGATTTTCCGTTGCGCCTCAATGCCGTTCTTCAGCGGAGTTCCAGTGTCCGGGCGATGGCGGATCTTAATCTGCTTCCGGGAAGAGAGGTAGTCGTCGAGATCGATGGCAACGACTGTTCCCATTCGGAGGCAGGTGTGCCATATGAGCTGGAAGATCGCATGTCGTCGTTGTGCATACTCGAATTTGTAGAAGAAGTCCAGAATGTCTTCTACTCTATCCTGCGACAACGTATCGTCACTAACTCGATCGTCTTCATCGAGCTTCGGGAGTTGGACGAGTTCAGCAGTCCCTTGCTCGAGAAGTTCTGCCTGCTCGCACCAGCGGAGGAACACCCGGAGGGTCGAGAGATTGTTCTTCAGCGTGACCTCCTTGATACCCTGTCCTCGTCGTCGGAGCTTGTACTGTTTCAGGTGGTAGCCGTGAAGCTCTCCGACCTCCTCAATGCCTTGGTTCTCGCAAAACCGAATTAGCTCTTTGAGTGCGTACTTGTAGTTTCGATGGCTGGCTTTGCTAACTTCTCCCTCACGCTCTGCGAGGAAGTCCTCTACTGCTTGTGACGGCGTTACGTTCGGTGTCATTGGTATCGTTCTGAACCGCCGAACGTGAGCTGACCACCGGATCAACATTCGAATGATGACCCACTCGCGTTCCGCCCTCAGGTATCAGCACTTGCGGTGCGGCCCGCGCTGGAACGGAGTGGAAGCGCGGCGGGGGTTCAAATCCCTCCGGCCCCATATTCTCGCCGCTCACAAACTCGTGAGCGGCGAGTATTGAAAGCGGATGAGCCCGCGGACGAGCGAAGCGACGGCCTCGCGGCCCAAATATTATTATTTTGATAATGATTAGGAGCCCCCGCTCGCCGAACTACGATGACGACGAACTCCGAGCGCACGGACGGCAGAGACTACGCGGATGATCTCGAGGACCTCCCTTCCGACGGACAACGTGCTTCAACTCGAGGAGTACCTCGACATGCACGCGCGATCGGCCATCGCACCCGCTACGAGATCTGTTACCGACTCGTCCACGACGGGGAGATGAGTCCCAAAGAACTCGAGGAAGCGATCGGGATCGACGACAGCACCCTGCACTACCGCCTCAATAAACTGCTCGAGGTCGATCTCGTAGAGAAACGCCAGCGCACGGAGCGGGGACAGGACGGGCTGTACACATACTATCGGGCGACCGTCTTCGGCGAGGTCGTGCTCACCGACGGCGTCGACGGACTGAGCCGTAGCGAGCGGGCGTTCGAGGCGATGTGCGACGGGTCGCTCGAGGACTGAGTCAGCGGCTGTGCAGTTCACAGTGTTTTTGCAGCAGGTCCGAGGGTGTTGATTGGAGTGGGTTCTCGAGGCCGCCTCTCGAGCCTGCACACTCTCCGAATGCGTTCCCAAATAGTGATGCTGAAACGTTTCGTAATCATCCCAGCCGCCCCACTGCATCAACACTGACGGGAGTACCTCGGCTTCGAGTGCCAGGTGCCCCCACGTCCGGCGGAGATCGTGCGGTCCAACGTATAGCATCGATCGTCGTCCTCCCGTTCGGCGAGTTCCGCAACTGTACTCCCAATCCACCGCCGAACCGTCCGTGGCGTAACCTCGAGAACGCGATCGTCGGACTCGAGTCATTGCGATAGAACCCGAACCATCCCGGCGAGCGCCGTGGGTATGGGCGTCTGGCGTTCTTTCTCGCTTTTTCCTTCCGGTATCCGTAGGAACCACTGGCCGGCATCGTTGCCCTGGTAGACATCTCGAGGGCGAACGTCAGTGACTTCAGGAACGCGGCAGCCACAGCGAGCCATGAACGCGAGCGCGACCTGTTTCGTCGGTCCGTTGTCGTACACCGCTAGGAGCCGATCGCGTTCCATTTCGGTCAGGCGGACTTGTCGACCGTCGGCGGTGTCGTATGTCTCGAGTTGCACGTCTGGTTTCGCCACAGACCGGACGTAAAAGCGTCCCGCGCGAGCCGATCAGTGGGGATTCGGCCCAAATGGGTCGAATTCTGTCCGAGAATCAGGATTTCTTGGACAGTCGCTCGTACAGTCCTCTGGACCGGGGAGAGACACTCCCATCGGATCTCTGTTCATTAACAGCAACCACCGAACTGCTCGGTACTGGAAATCACAACTGGTCGGTATGAGCGTAGTTGAGATCAGAGCAGGAGTTTTTCGTTCCCATATTCCAGATGTGATTTCTGTAGTGTTAGCTTATAACTAGTGGCGATAGCGACTGGGCGGAATCTATTTCACGTGCCCCGTGCTAGTTAGTTTTGAAAAACTCGCCACTCAGGACTCTGAAAGAGTTCGCCAAAGATAATGTATTTGTTATGTCCCGTTCATTTGTCGAAATAGATGTTCTGTTGCCAGTGGCGGACCAAGAAGATGCTTCCAACACGTGCAGTGCAGTCTACCCGTATTTGGAAGGGAAAGACTGTCGACTTCATGTGATTCACGTCATCCAGAAGGAGCCAGACAACGTTGATCAAGCCGCGATCAAACATCGTTCCAACGAAATTTTCACAGTTGTTAGAGAGTGTTTTGAGGCGTCGGAAATCCCTGTCTCGACCGATATTCGTTATGGACGGAACATTGCTGACGTAATTCTCGAGGCCGCCGACGAGTACACAGCCGAATCTATCATATTAACTCCACGCAATCGATCAATTTGGCGTAAACTACGTTCGCAGAACGTTCTCGGTTCATTGATAACAGCGGTCGAACAACCACTTATAATTATTCCAGCAACCGACTAAAGACGAGTTTAACCGCCTTTTATACACTATTATAGCATGAATGGTGTGTCGATCTGCAGAAGATGATGATTGGTTAGTACAGGGATTTTATTGAGAAGTACCCTGAAGCTGTTCAGATATAACCATTTTCTCAACAAGCAACGCGACTATATAACCGGTAGCTGATATATCACTCTAAATCGCCACTAGGGATAACTCCTGGCGTTCAGTTCGCATCTGTAGTGAATGGCTGGTTCACCGGTGTCGCCGCGAAATAATTGATGTCGTGCTAAACTCATCCACTCCATTCAGCACGCTGTTACTGACAGAATCTGAGTAGAAGATTCAGTTTCTGCTGAATACAGGGCACAACTGTGGCACGAGCTTCAGGGTAATCAACGAAGGATGATGGATTTCGAGCAAGTCGCGCATTGGTGGGGGTACTTAAAATCAAAGGGAGATTTCGATCTTTGCAAGAGTCGACAGAAGCCCTGTGAAACTGTTGGGAGTGTAAGGAGTATCTAATCAACAGATAATAATGATCTACTAATGGTTTCTGCGAGAGTATGGGTGAACACGATAGTGGGCTACTCGGAGAACAGTCGTTCGAATCAACTCCCCGCCGCAGGTTCCTGGCCGGTGCTGCGGGCACGTGCCTCCTTTCGGGAATCGGGACCGGGATCGCTATCGGTGACGAAAGTGACGGAAATGCAGAATCCAGTGCAGGTGAAGAACTGTGGCGAGTCGATTACGAAACTCCGGATCCCCTTGGTAGACCGTACTTGTCATCCGTAGCGGATGGTTCCCTCTTTGTGAGTAACCTCGATACCGTCCATGCACTGTCCGCATCGACGGGCGACGAAGAGTGGCAATTCGGCGTTGACGACACGGAGTTTCACGAGCAGCCCCTCGTGGTCGATGGCACCGTCTATGCTACGAGTCACGTTTACTCCAATCGGGACGTAGAAGACACTGCAGTGTACGCGCTGGATGCGGACACGGGCGAACAGAAGTGGCAGTTCGACGACTACGATGTGACCGTCGCACCGATACACGTGGCGGAGAACACCGTCTTCATCCCCAAGCAATTTTGCGTCACCGCAGTAGATGCGGACACCGGAGACCACCGATGGGACTTCAAGGTTGGGTACGGTATCGAAACCCATCTCAAAGTCAAAACGGACTCGTTCGCCAAGACGGACTCCGGCACGTTCTACGTCGCTGATGGCGACGGGAACGTATTTGCCGTGGACGTGGCTAGCGGCGAGGAAGAGTGGCGCGCCGATGTCGGCAGTCGAGTGCATACCGAACTCTCGGTGGTCGATGACACGCTGTTCCTCGGAGCGTTCGACAGTGAAACTGACCAACCGGACAACTTCCAGTACTACGTTTCCGCGCTTGACGCGACCACCGGCGAAGAACGGTGGCGGTTCTCGGTGAATCCGGATCCCGGTACCGAAAGGCCAAGACCCGAGTTCGTGACCGTGTTCGACGACACCCTGTATGTCGGGACGGACGATTGCTACGACCATCCCACGTGTGCAAGCCTGTACGCCGTCGACGCGGATTCGGGCGAGAAAAAGTGGCAATTCGAGGCGGACAATTCCGTCGACACGGTGACCATGGCAGATGGCACGCTCTATGTCGGAACTGCGCTTGGGGTAGGCGACGACGGTGTCGTTCACGCACTCGAGCCGGAGACGGGCACGGAACTGTGGTGTTTCCTCGCCGGTAATTTATTAGTCTCACCGATAACCGTACTCGAGGACACCCTCTTCGTCGCCAGCAGAACTGACACGGATTTCGAGGACGCCTATCGGTTAAACGCACTGGATGCGGCCACCGGCGACGAACAGTGGAACTTCGTTACCGATTCCAACATAAGCGAGCCGAGATTTGCCGATGGTTCCGTCTTCTTTTCAGCTGACCGTGCAACAGTGCACGCACTGGATGCGGGCGTAGAGGGGTCAAACGAGGAGACCGAGAACTAACGACGACTCGAGCGGACCCGAAAACGACCACGAACCGCGGCCAGCGCCGTACTACAGTCGTCAGCACCGCCTCGCTGGATCCGGATTTGGAACCACTCGCAGTTTATGATCGACCACGGTGGCTCGTCGGTTCGACGGTGATCCAGGCACTCTCTGTCTGCAGCACGAATTCTTTGACGGTATTCGGAGATACTGAGGGAGACCCCGATAATAGCACTACCTGTACTGAACGGTAACTACGTGTGCGAATCTCCATCAGTCTATGCCGTATTCTTCGTCGAGATACGGGTCGTATCTTCGACCACAATTATCACATTCGTAGAATTGGATTCGCCATCCCGGCGTCGTATACCGGGCCGAGTATGTCTCCCGTTTGTTACATCGAGGACAGATAGCTGGTGGGGAGGATATCATAACTGTAGATGGTCGGACGAATCATGATAAGTTCGCTCCCTGTACTGAATGAAGCGGTTCGTGAGAGGCTTTGTAGACCGTGAGGTTCCTCGGCGCATCACCCCGGTATCAGCACTGATGGAACGCTCGAGAGGGATCTATCGTGGATGGACGATTCCGAGAGCGTGGCAGGGATACCCATAATATGGTCGGAAGCGAGTGAGTCCAAAACGAGGGGTCGGTGGGTGTTTTTACGAGGATGCGAATCCGAACTGATGGCGACCACGGATACCGAGTACCGGACTATGGGTCACAGAACTGCCTCCGTTCACCCTCTATCTCGAATTCACCGGCCGCGTTCCCACATGTTAGCAATAGTTATAAGCCACGTTAGGTCAACAAATAGAACGGAAGCCACACTCCACGAGAACAGGGGGGCATGTACGGAAATGCCCCGGGTGCTAGGACCACCCGAGGCGTGGCTTCCAACCCGCGAGGGTTTGCAAGCCATGATTGCGTACATTCTACCGGGATATAAACATCCCGCACGCCAGTCGAACCACACCATCAACGCACCGCCGTCTGCCACTCCTCCCGGGAGACCGCGATGAGCGATGGCGACGACTCGAGCGCGGACGACTCGTCGCGGCCCGCCTGTCCCAACTGTGGCGAACCGATCGTCGTCGTGACCGTCACCGGGCCGCTCGAGGGCGTTGCCGCCCCCTGTGGCTGTCGGGTCCCGCCCGACGTAGCGACCGACTCGAGGACCGAGTGAGGGCCCGCCTCGAGTCGCGGCGGCTAGCCGGGTGTCGATAGACGCATCCCCAGTGCGAAACCACCACCGTCGGCACCCGGCCCGCAATCGGGGCTCGAGGCGCTCGAGTCACGATCCGTTCGGCGCGGAAGACCGGGAGGTGCGGCGAGTTCGCGTCCCCGACGAACCGTCGGAGCCTGCGGCGACCGATCAGTCGCCCGAACAGTAACCGGGAGTGCCGCCGTTCGGTGTCGCTCGAGACGCGCGGTGCGGACGCGAGGCGATCGTCGTCTCGCAGTCGGGGCAGGTGTAGATCTCGCGGTCGCAGCGCTGTCGAACGGTCCAGTCGCCGTCGATCTGGCTCTCGTGGCCACACTCGAAACAGTACAGCACCGTTTTGCTGAAGGGCGGATGGGTGGCGTTGGATGTGGAGGGAGTCATTATCATCGATAGGGGTTACGCACCGAAAACGGTGTCGTCCCGCGAATCAGCGCCGGGTACGCCCGCCGCTCGCGGTCGAGTCCGAACCGAAAACGAGACTTGAGATTCCTGTCCGACCGCGACGCGAGGGCCGATTTCGAGCCGCCGCCGATAACTTCCAAGGTCGGTGGTCGAACCGCGTGTCACTCGGTCGTCGAGGACGGGTTTCGAACGATGGTGAACCAAAATTCTTCGATCGATCGGACGAAGTCGGCGAAGTCTTCGGCCGAAACCGGTTTCTGGATGTAGGTGTCCGCGTCGATATCGTGGGATTTGACGATCCTTTCGCCGGCGTCCGAACTCGTGAGGACGATGACCGGAATCTCGCTCAGCGCCGGCTCGTCGTTCAGTTCGGCGAGAACGTCCATCCCGTCTCTATCGGGCAACTGCGGCTCGAGCAAGATGACGTCCGGCTGCGGTTTGTCGGTGTGGTCGCCGCGCTGGTGGACGAAATCGAGGGCGGATTCGCCGTCGGAGACGGCGTAGATCGTATTCAGAAGTTTCGCGTCCCGGAGGTTTTCCGTAAAGAGACGCGTGTCGCCGGGGTTTGGCTCGACGAGTAAAATGTCGATCGGCTGCTCGGCTTGTTCCTCCGTCACGGTCATAAGCCGGTATTCGTCTGGGAGGTTAAAACTACACGGATACCGCAGTGAGCGGCCAATATTGTCGGGTAACGAGAGAATCTTTTATCCCCGGTCCGGATGGGGGGTTCCACCGACGCTCCCGTCCTCCCCGTCGGCGATTCGACCGCTTCTCGAGCGTCGCGGGCCCCGGTCGCCTCGCCCGTCCCGCCGCGTCCGGTGACTGGAACCGATCGCCCGCGGCATCGACGCTGGCGTAATGCTTGGCCCATATTTAGAGCGCTGGGTCGCGTACGCCCGGGTATGAGCGACGCACCCGCAACCGACGAACGGTCATCGATTCCCGTGCGAACGGCCGGGCTCGCCGCCGGGCTCGGTGCCTGGATCCTCTGGTCTGCGATCATCCTGACGGGATCCGGACCGATCATCATCAACAACGTCATCGCCGGCGCGGCGATCGGTGCCTTCGCCGCGTACACTGCCGGATGGCCCGACGGCGGCGCGCTTCCCAGCATCGCCGCGCCGCTGATCGTCGTGCTCCTCGGCCTGTGGGTGATCGCCGCCCCGTTCGTCCTCGAGGTTCCCGCGGATCGACTGTTCTGGAGCAACGTGATCTCCGGACTCCTCGTCGTGGCGCTGGCGGGCGGCAGCGTCTACGGAAGCTGGCAGCTGACGCGGTCGACTGCAACCGGCGTCTGAGGTCCGGGCCAGAATTGAAAGTGATCTGACCGGTGTCCTTTTACCGCCGTGGGCAGTTACTCGTCACAGCGACTTTCGGACCGTACGCCGTCAGAGAGACGGGCGGTCATCGCGGTATTCGACCGCCGAATGCCACACCGCTTCCGACAGCGATTCGCGCACGACAACCGTCGTCGAGTCGGGCAGTCGTGGCGAACGCGGAATCCGTTCGATCTCGTGCGGACAGCCACCCGCTGCTGTCCGCTCGCTTGACACATCATGAGTCGACCCAGACAACGCGCCGAGGACACTATTCTCGGCCTCGAGAGTGGTTTCGCATCGTTACGATCGAACCCCGAGTTCACCGGTCCCGCGGAATCGGTCGCCGAACACGAGTCCTACGATCATCTCGCGCTCGTTTACGAAAACGCGGACGAGCAGTTCGAGACCGCGATTCCCTTTATAGCGGCTGGCCTCGAGCGCGGCGAACGGTGTCTGTACATCGCCGACGAGAACGAGATCGAGGACGTGACCGCGGCGCTGCGAACCGCCGGCGTCGACGTCGAGTCGGCCCTCGAGTCGGGTGCGCTGACGATGCATACGGCCACGGACTCCTACCTTCGAAACGGGACCTTCGATCCGGACGACATGATCGCGTTCCTTTCGGACGCGATCGAGGAGGCCAACGACGAGTTCGACGGACTCCGTATCACCGGCGAGATGTCGTGGGTGCTCGGCGACGATCCGTCGATCGAGTCCCTCGTCGAGTACGAGAGCAAACTCAACACGCTCTTGCCGGAGACGAACGGGATCGCGCTCTGTCAGTACAACCGCGAGCGGTTCTCGCCGGAGATCATCCGCGATATCATCAAAACGCACCCACACCTCGTCTACGACCGGACGGTCTGTCAGAACTTCTACTACACCCCGCCCGAGGAATTTTTCGGCCCCGATCAACCGGCTCGAGAAACCGACCGGATGATCGGAACGCTCGTCGACCGAACCGAGGCGCGAGTCGAACTCCAGTCCCATCGCGAGCACCTACAGCGCCAGAACGAAATTACGGGCGATCCGGACTGGTCGTTCGAGGAAAAGCTCCAGCAGGTGTTCGAACTCGGCTGCGACCGCTTCGATCTCGAGCTCGGAGCGGTGGCTCGCGTCGACACCGACGAGGACTGGTTCGAAGTCGAGTACGTCAGCGACGAGCACCCTCACTTCGAACCCGGCGTCGAGCTTCCGCTATCGGAAACCTACTGCACCGCCGCGACGGAGATCAAAGCGGCAAACTCCGTCTCGAACCCCGTCGCAGAAGGGTACGACGATAGTCACGTCTATGCGGAATTCGATATTCGGGCCTATCTCGGTACGTACCTCGAAGTCGAGGGCGGTCCCGATCGGACGTTCTTCTTCGTGACCAGCGATCAGCGCGAGGACGGGTTCTCGGAGGAAGAACGGACCTTTCAGCACCTGTTGGGCCAGTGGGTGACGTACGAACTCGAGCGCGAGCAACGGGAGCGCGACGAGCAGGCGCTGTACGAAATCGCGGCCAACCCCGAGTGGTCGTTCGAGGAAAAAACGCAGCGACTGTTCGAACTCGGCTGCGATCGCTTCGGGCTCGAACTCGGGGTGCTTGCACGGATCGATCCGACGAACGATTCCCTCGAGGTCGAGGCCGTCAGCGGCGAGCACGAGCACCTTCGACCCGGCGCGCAGGCCCCGCTGTCGGAGACCTACTGTCGACTGACCGTCGACGACGAGGAGATCGCCGACGTGACCGCGCCCGCGGATCAGGGGTTCGAAGGGACGATCGCGTACGACGAATTCGGGATCGAAACCTATCTCGGTACCCGAATCGAACTCGAGGGATCGCTCGACCGGACGTTCTTTTTCGTCTCCTCGGAGTCCCGCGATCGACCGTTTTCGGACGCCGAGGAGACGTTCCACCACCTGATGGGGCAGTGGATGAAGTACGAACTCGAGCGCGAGCAACGCGAACGGGCCCTCGAAGCGTCGAACGAGCGCCTCGAGCAGTTCGCCTACGCCGCTTCCCACGACCTCCAGGAGCCGTTGCGGATGGTGACGAGCTACCTCCAGTTGATCGAGCAACGAAACGGCGACGCGCTCGATGCGGACGGCGAGGAGTTCCTCGAGTTCGCGACCGACGGGGCTCGACGCATGCGGTCGATGATCGACGGCCTCCTCGAGTACTCCCGGGTCGAAACGCAAGGGGACCCCCTCGAGCCGATCGAACTCGACGACGTGTTAGAGCACGTCCTCGAGGATCTCCAGATACGGATCGAGGAGCACGACGCCGAGATCACGGTCGAGGAACTGCCGCGCGTACTGGGCGACGCCAGCCAGCTGCGCCAGGTCTTCCAGAACCTGCTGTCGAATGCGATCACCTACAGCGGCGACGAACCGCCGCGGGTCCGCGTGGACGCCAGACGACGCGGTCAGGAGTGGGAGATCAGCGTTCGGGACGGGGGGATCGGGATCGCCCCCGAAGATCAGGATCGGGTCTTCACGGTCTTCGACCGCCTCCACAGTCTCGAGGAGTACGAGGGGACCGGGATCGGACTCGCGCTCTGTCAGCGGATCGTCGAACGTCACGGCGGGGATATCCGGGTCGACTCCGAACCCGGCGAGGGATCGACGTTCACGTTTACGCTCCCGGTTCCTGATCGATAACCTCACGTTCGTTGACGAGTGAACGCTATTGCTGTCGGCCGCCTATTGCCCTCGATGACGTCACAAACACCCTCGCGCGCACCCGGTCGTGGACGCAACCGTCGACCGGTACGGGCGGAACTCGAGGCGGCAACCGCGCGCCTCGAGCGATCGGAGTCCCGGCTACAGGAGGCGATCGCTCGGCTGGAACGGGCCGAATCCCGACTCGTGCTCCTGGAAACGACGCTGCACGCCGTTGGTCGCCGGACGGGGGTTTCGATCGGAAGCCCGTGTGACTACTGCGAACGGAGCCACCTCCTGATCTCCGATGGCATGATGCGGTGTCCGAACTGCGGCTACCAGCAATCGATTTGACGGCGCGAACGACGGGTGATCGAGACGCCGGAAGGGAGCCGGGAACCGGCATCCGGCAGCGGTAGCCGCGTCGAATCGGCGAGAGGTTTATCCGACTCAGGGTCGACCACGAGACATATGAGTAACCGAGTGGATGCCGCGGAATCGACGTTTTGGGGAGACGTCGACGACGACGTGGCGCTCCAGCGCTACCGGACGCTCGTCGAGACGATCGACGACAGCGTCTACCAACTCGATGCCGACGGGAACTTCATCGCGGTCAACGAAAACGTCGTGGAGTGGACGGGATACGCCCGGGACGACCTCATCGGAGAACACGTCTCGCTGGTCATCGACGAGCGGGACGTCGAACGGATCGATCGCGAAATCCGCGCGCAACTCGAGGGCGGTGCCGAACTCACCCCGTTCGAACTCGCGGTCGAAACGGCGGGCGGCGGGCGAGTTCCCTGCGAACTGCGGATCAGCGTGCTCACCGACGACGGCGAGTTCAGCGGTACGGTCGGCGTCGCCCGCGATATCTCCGACCAGAAACGCCGACAGCGGATACTCGAGTCGACGCAAGCGTCCTACGAGTCGATCACGAGCGTCGTCGACGAAGCCGACGTCGGCGTCTTCATCATCGGGGAGGCGTCCGATATCAAGTGGATCGACACGTCCGTCGAGGAGTATCTCGGGCTCGATCGCGACGCGGTCATCGGGCGGGACAAACGGAGGGTGATCGAGGAGAACGTCATGGGGAAGGTCGCCGATCCCGAATCCTTCGCCGAGACGGTCCTCGCGACGTACGAGGACAACAGCTACGTCGAACGCTTCGAGTGTCGGGTTACCGCCGACGAATCCGAAGGCCGCGAAGAACGCTGGCTCGAGCACCGGAGCAAGCCGATCGAGTCGGGTCGATATGCGGGCGGCCGGGTCGAACTCTACTACGATATCACCGAGCGAAAGCGCTCTGAAGGTGCCCTCAAGGAGAGCGAAGAACGGTTTCGATCGCTGGTCGACGCGGTCGAAGAGTACGCGATTTTTCGGCTCGATTCGGACGGACACGTCGCTAGCTGGAACGAGGGGGCGAGACAGATCAAGAGCTACGACCGCGAGGAGATCCTCGGCGAGCACATCTCCACGTTCTATACCGAGAGCGATCGAGCGGCGAACGTGCCCGAACGAAACCTCGAGCGCGCGATGGAAGCGGGGTCGATCGAGACGAAGGGCTGGCGTCTCAGGAGGGACGGCTCGCGGCTCTGGGCGAACGTGACGATCACGGCGATCCGGGACGACGACGGAACCCACCTCGGGTACGTGAAGGTCACCCGCGACATGACGGAGCGACGCGAACGGGAGCAACAACTCCAGCGCGAACGCGACCTGACCGATCGCGTCCTCGAGGCCAGTCCGGTGGGGATCATGGTCTTCGACACGGACGGGGTCATTACCCGGGTCAACGATCGATACACGGAGCTGCTCGAGCTCTCCGAGTCGGATCTCGAGTGGGCCACGCAGTCCAGCGGGATGCTCTACGACGAACGTGGCGATCCGATCGAATCCGCGACGCACCCGTTCGCGCGAGCGTTGCGGACCGGGGAGCCGGTATCGGACCAGCACATCCAGTTCGAGCCCGCGACCGGGAGCGAGGACCGACGGTGGGTGGTGATGAACGCCGTCCCGATTCTGGACGGCGAGACGGTCGACCGCGTCGTCGCGACGGTCGAAGACGTCACCGGTCTCAAGCGGCGCGAACGGGAACTCAAGAG
It encodes the following:
- a CDS encoding tyrosine-type recombinase/integrase, whose protein sequence is MTPNVTPSQAVEDFLAEREGEVSKASHRNYKYALKELIRFCENQGIEEVGELHGYHLKQYKLRRRGQGIKEVTLKNNLSTLRVFLRWCEQAELLEQGTAELVQLPKLDEDDRVSDDTLSQDRVEDILDFFYKFEYAQRRHAIFQLIWHTCLRMGTVVAIDLDDYLSSRKQIKIRHRPDTGTPLKNGIEAQRKINTGDSMREVLDDYIEGHRHNIVEESGREPLFTTRNQRVSHTALRKNMYGITRPCKVHGGCPHNRTIEACDAAVRKKDSSKCPSSMSPHPLRRAAITYHLNQEWPNEKLSERANVTVDVLEEHYDTRQEDEKAVTRKKYLDNL
- a CDS encoding site-specific integrase yields the protein MQLETYDTADGRQVRLTEMERDRLLAVYDNGPTKQVALAFMARCGCRVPEVTDVRPRDVYQGNDAGQWFLRIPEGKSEKERQTPIPTALAGMVRVLSQ
- a CDS encoding universal stress protein, with translation MSRSFVEIDVLLPVADQEDASNTCSAVYPYLEGKDCRLHVIHVIQKEPDNVDQAAIKHRSNEIFTVVRECFEASEIPVSTDIRYGRNIADVILEAADEYTAESIILTPRNRSIWRKLRSQNVLGSLITAVEQPLIIIPATD
- a CDS encoding outer membrane protein assembly factor BamB family protein, producing the protein MGEHDSGLLGEQSFESTPRRRFLAGAAGTCLLSGIGTGIAIGDESDGNAESSAGEELWRVDYETPDPLGRPYLSSVADGSLFVSNLDTVHALSASTGDEEWQFGVDDTEFHEQPLVVDGTVYATSHVYSNRDVEDTAVYALDADTGEQKWQFDDYDVTVAPIHVAENTVFIPKQFCVTAVDADTGDHRWDFKVGYGIETHLKVKTDSFAKTDSGTFYVADGDGNVFAVDVASGEEEWRADVGSRVHTELSVVDDTLFLGAFDSETDQPDNFQYYVSALDATTGEERWRFSVNPDPGTERPRPEFVTVFDDTLYVGTDDCYDHPTCASLYAVDADSGEKKWQFEADNSVDTVTMADGTLYVGTALGVGDDGVVHALEPETGTELWCFLAGNLLVSPITVLEDTLFVASRTDTDFEDAYRLNALDAATGDEQWNFVTDSNISEPRFADGSVFFSADRATVHALDAGVEGSNEETEN
- a CDS encoding response regulator; this encodes MTVTEEQAEQPIDILLVEPNPGDTRLFTENLRDAKLLNTIYAVSDGESALDFVHQRGDHTDKPQPDVILLEPQLPDRDGMDVLAELNDEPALSEIPVIVLTSSDAGERIVKSHDIDADTYIQKPVSAEDFADFVRSIEEFWFTIVRNPSSTTE
- a CDS encoding SPW repeat domain-containing protein, with translation MSDAPATDERSSIPVRTAGLAAGLGAWILWSAIILTGSGPIIINNVIAGAAIGAFAAYTAGWPDGGALPSIAAPLIVVLLGLWVIAAPFVLEVPADRLFWSNVISGLLVVALAGGSVYGSWQLTRSTATGV
- a CDS encoding MEDS domain-containing protein — protein: MSRPRQRAEDTILGLESGFASLRSNPEFTGPAESVAEHESYDHLALVYENADEQFETAIPFIAAGLERGERCLYIADENEIEDVTAALRTAGVDVESALESGALTMHTATDSYLRNGTFDPDDMIAFLSDAIEEANDEFDGLRITGEMSWVLGDDPSIESLVEYESKLNTLLPETNGIALCQYNRERFSPEIIRDIIKTHPHLVYDRTVCQNFYYTPPEEFFGPDQPARETDRMIGTLVDRTEARVELQSHREHLQRQNEITGDPDWSFEEKLQQVFELGCDRFDLELGAVARVDTDEDWFEVEYVSDEHPHFEPGVELPLSETYCTAATEIKAANSVSNPVAEGYDDSHVYAEFDIRAYLGTYLEVEGGPDRTFFFVTSDQREDGFSEEERTFQHLLGQWVTYELEREQRERDEQALYEIAANPEWSFEEKTQRLFELGCDRFGLELGVLARIDPTNDSLEVEAVSGEHEHLRPGAQAPLSETYCRLTVDDEEIADVTAPADQGFEGTIAYDEFGIETYLGTRIELEGSLDRTFFFVSSESRDRPFSDAEETFHHLMGQWMKYELEREQRERALEASNERLEQFAYAASHDLQEPLRMVTSYLQLIEQRNGDALDADGEEFLEFATDGARRMRSMIDGLLEYSRVETQGDPLEPIELDDVLEHVLEDLQIRIEEHDAEITVEELPRVLGDASQLRQVFQNLLSNAITYSGDEPPRVRVDARRRGQEWEISVRDGGIGIAPEDQDRVFTVFDRLHSLEEYEGTGIGLALCQRIVERHGGDIRVDSEPGEGSTFTFTLPVPDR